GAATTTTCCCATGATCGTTCCCACATTCTAACGCGAGGGTTCCTTCACTATCTTGGCCATTTTGTTAGATGGGAAAAATCGTCCTCCGACATATATGAACCACATCGTAAACCGAACATTGTCTGTCTTATCTGTCGGGTGCCTCCTTGCAGGTCTGATTTGTCTGCTCACCGGATGCCCGATATCGTCCGAATGGGATCGGCAATGGGAACAGATCCATGCGGCTCTCTCCCGTGGACAATTGCAAGAAGCCAAAGACCTGCTTCATCGTCTGTTACCATCGGTACGAAAACATGGGCCGACCGATGAACGATATGCCCTGGTGATTTTTCAGCTGGGAGAGGTCGCCCGGCTGGAAGGACAAGAGAGTCAGGCCGAAGCCTATTACTGGGAAGCCTTGCCCCTGTTGGCTCAATCCTTGGGTTCTGAACATCTTCGAATGGCCGACCCTTTGGCTGCCCTTGCCGTGTTATATCAGCGGAAAAACCAATTGGAGATGGCCCGCCCGCTTCTCAAACGAGCCTTAGCCATTCGCGAAAAGTCCTGGGGACTTTCTGACCCGCAA
The Nitrospiraceae bacterium DNA segment above includes these coding regions:
- a CDS encoding tetratricopeptide repeat protein; amino-acid sequence: MAILLDGKNRPPTYMNHIVNRTLSVLSVGCLLAGLICLLTGCPISSEWDRQWEQIHAALSRGQLQEAKDLLHRLLPSVRKHGPTDERYALVIFQLGEVARLEGQESQAEAYYWEALPLLAQSLGSEHLRMADPLAALAVLYQRKNQLEMARPLLKRALAIREKSWGLSDPQLLPTLQTYHALLLAGDHPEEATEIAGRIDRILKRSS